A single window of Crassostrea angulata isolate pt1a10 chromosome 8, ASM2561291v2, whole genome shotgun sequence DNA harbors:
- the LOC128160048 gene encoding uncharacterized protein LOC128160048: MDPASTTYKVHQCSKCPGDTEYYCVSCPCDLCQKCKENHVKNLQTIDHNVVSHHEKFNNIPTQEICGRHPSHVYIKYCESSQVPVCDSCFGHKSHRFPITLIKRRHKFKSIQLTYQTKQQQHRGTIHTIRSEALFYRPVLMTGITDDIKTCRTEFSRYQSEMLTKAQRLKDLINYVLYDLLNKVLCDFDFKHRYLKQKIETNRHIFSLQRYVHMYEQSTFSALQFLSSIKKAFPQTHLTLHTSQLSMTESLNKEDVMESLSAIQITERGNRRIGNQCLLKLTSGAEFHQSLTVTGVDRCDHISCVTSDRVWVSGYRKNLMLTDTTGVPLHRVKDSWSGDTLGNGLHTVNSKSELIFIDRKYNINKLSKDMKTTTTFIEKTDSTWRPQCVYWSPSTGDLLVGMYNNDTETGKVTRYNQSGQLTQTIQNDNTGRGLYRRPCYITENNNGDVVVSDYIYRWSSTVVVTERGGRHRFSYTGPPSGSRLDPVGICTDALSHILVCDFRTDTVQMLDKDGQFLSHLLIRPSGIFKPWSLSYDVNTHRLWVGSWYNNTVVIYRYITRQDALTASADVMESLREIPTTGTEKPQQGNQCLLKLMSPPELLHSLTVTGVDRCDHISCVTSDRVWVSDWNNLILTDITGVPLHRVKDSCRGVGLHTVNSESELIYKDRKYNIKKRSEDMKTTKTLIRKKIFSKWRPLCVYWSPSTGDLLVGMFNNDTRTGKVTQYNQSGQLTQTIQNDITGLGLYREPRYITENNNGDVVVSDCSFLSMYGAVVVTERGGRHRFSYTGHPSGSELWPHGICTDALSHILVCDDITETVQMIDKDGQFLSHLLTKSQEMDEPRSLSYDVNTHRLWVGSGYNNKVCVYRYITRQDALTDEDTHSTDEDVFSSSTPAVE; encoded by the exons ATGGACCCAGCAAGTACAACATATAAAGTACATCAATGCTCTAAGTGTCCCGGGGACACAGAGTACTATTGTGTATcgtgtccatgtgatctgtgtcAAAAGTGTAAAGAAAACCATGTGAAAAACCTCCAAACAATAGACCATAATGTTGTGTCACATCATGAGAAATTCAACAACATCCCAACACAAGAGATCTGTGGGAGACATCCTAGCCATGTTTATATAAAGTACTGTGAATCTAGTCAAGTTCCTGTGTGTGATTCTTGCTTCGGACATAAATCTCATAGATTCCCAATTACTCTTATAAAAAGAAGGCACAAGtttaaaagtatacaattaacATATCAAACAAAGCAACAACAACACAGAGGAACCATTCACACCATCAGAAGTgaggctctcttttacagacctgttctcATGACAGGAATCACAGATGACATCAAAACTTGTCGCACAGAATTCTCCCGCTATCAATCagagatgttaacaaaggccCAGAGACTGAAGGATCTCATTAACTATGTGCTATATGATCTATTGAACAAAGTGTTATGtgactttgatttcaaacacagataTTTAAAACAGAAGATAGAAACAAACAGACATATTTTCAGCCTACAGAGATATGTACACATGTATGAACAGTCAACATTCAGTGCACTTCAATTCCTCTCCTCCATAAAGAAAGCCTTCCCCCAGACACATCTtacactccacaccagccagctctccatgactgagtcactcaacaaggaggatgtgatggagtcactgagtgcaatccaaatcacagagagaggaaaccgacgcataggaaaccagtgtctgctgaaactgacgtcTGGTGCTGAGTTCCATCAATCTCTCACAGTGACAGGTGTTGATCGTTGTgatcacatttcctgtgtgacatcagaccgggtctgggtcagtggTTATAGAAAGAATCTCatgttgacagacacaacaggtgtccctctacatcgtgtgaAGGATTCATGGAGTGGAGATACATTAGGTAAtggattacacacagtgaacagtaaGAGTGAACTGATTTTTATAGATAGGaaatataacatcaacaaactatcaaaggatatgaaaacaaccaccacatttatagagaaAACAGACTCTACATGGAGACCAcagtgtgtgtactggtccccgtccactggggatctactggtcgggatgtatAACAATGATACAGagacaggcaaggtaacccggtacaaccagagtggacaactcacacaaaccatacagAACGACAACACAGGACGGGGGCTGTATAGAAGACCttgctatataacagagaacaacaatggggatgtcgtggtgtctgactatATATATAGATGGTCTAGtactgtagtggtgacagagcgtggaggaagacatcgtttctcctacacaggacctCCATCAGGATCAAGACTAGATCCAGtaggaatctgtactgacgcgctgtcacatATCCTGGTGTGTGATTTTAGAACCGACACAGTACAGATGTTAGacaaggacggtcagttcctgtcacatctactgataaGACCATCAGGAATATTCAAACCATggagcctgagttatgatgtcaacactcaccgtctctgggtcggatcatgGTACAACAACACGGTggttatatacaggtatatcaccagacaggatgctctgacag CCTCTGCtgatgtgatggagtcactgagaGAAATCCCAACCACAGGGACAGAAAAACCACAGCAAGGAAACCAGTGTTTGCTGAAACTGATGTCTCCCCCCGAGTTACTTCACTCTCTCACAGTGACAGGTGTTGATCGTTGTgatcacatttcctgtgtgacatcagaccgggtctgggtcagtgattgGAACAATCTCATCTTGACAGACAtaacaggtgtccctctacatcgtgtgaAGGATTCATGTCGTGGTGTaggattacacacagtgaacagtgagagtgaactgatttataaaGATAGGAAATATAATATTAAGAAACGATCagaggatatgaaaacaacgaAAACAttgataaggaaaaaaatattctctaaatGGAGACCActgtgtgtgtactggtccccgtccactggggatctactggtcgggatgttTAACAATGATACAAggacaggcaaggtaacccagtacaaccagagtggacaactcacACAGACCATACAGAACGACATCACAGGACTGGGTCTGTATAGAGAACCtcgctatataacagagaacaacaatggggatgtcgtggtgtctgactgtAGCTTTCTCTCTATGTAtggtgctgtagtggtgacagagcgtggaggaagacatcgtttctcctacacaggacatccatcaggatcagAACTATGGCCAcatggaatctgtactgacgcgctgtcacacatcctggtgtgtgatgataTAACCGAAACAGTACAGATGATAGacaaggacggtcagttcctgtcacatctactgacaaAATCACAAGAGATGGATGAACCACggagcctgagttatgatgtcaacactcaccgtctctgggtcggatcaggGTACAACAACAAGGTGtgtgtctacaggtatatcaccagacaggacgctctgacag ATGAGGACACACACTCAACTGATGAGGATGTCTTTTCCAGCTCAACACCAGCTGTAGAATAG